Within Chaetodon auriga isolate fChaAug3 chromosome 7, fChaAug3.hap1, whole genome shotgun sequence, the genomic segment CACCTTAATAACATTGATATGGTTATCAGCTAAGCAATTATATGTGTTGACTTTTTTACACATCAGTCAGTAGGTTTTGAGTCCATCTGAATAATATTCACTCTTCATTTAGTTCTATTGGTCTGAATTCTTCAGGTGTGAAAAGCTCTACTATGTTCAAAGGCTAGTTGCTAACATTGTTTGACACTGGGTGATTGGCAGTTAGTTCaaacagtgggtttttagacTTGGTGTTTTGAGTACAGCCATTTATGGCTGGTAAGAGTGACAGAGTgtcaaaacagtaaagtttcAGGACATAACACCAAAATGAAGTAACAGAGACAGGCTGGGTTGGTGAAAGATAGAATGAAATAATAACCTCAATTCCCAAAAGCTGGGGCACTGGATCAAACATAGTTAAAGCAGAGTTCAATAACTTGCTAAACTGCTTTGATATCTACTGAAAACATTGCATACAAAATATATGAACTGTTTTGggacaagttgggacaggggtaacaaaagactgggaaagccGCAGAATGCTCCAAaagcacctgtttggatcattccacacgttaacaggttcattggttacaggtgatagtatcacaGTTGGGTATGAAAAAGACCTCCTCAAAAGCTCTGTTGTTTACAAGCAAGGATGGGGTGCGGTTTACCCCTTTGTGAACACATTCTTGTTGAAAAGATATTACTACATGGCTTGGGAACACTTTAGAAAACTGTTAATTTGCAAagcattatgtttttatttatgttctcCACCGCATCCCAAATTcctggaatcagggttgtattgtggtggtttggaaaactCTAGGgttttcttgtgtactgtggagaggtgtggggctttgtttcctgtgtttgcttttttgacAGAGGTTGGATGTGGTTCaccaggtggctgggagctggctccaacacagctgggactgaTCgtaatcaagcacagcataaagacggtggactgcagaggactctgTGCCAGATTGTTTCCGCTGCTTAAGACCACACCATGGATGTCatgcagcattttgtttgaCAAGTACTTTCCAATGGAAGTATTAAGCTTACTGGAAAAGACAGACTTTCTCTTTGGCATGCAAAGTTTCCCTTCCCCTTTACTGAAACCAAGAGGAGTCGCCTATCTACCTATCTATGCCAACaagacagacacaacacaatTACCACATAATAAATGGGTAACCTTTTATGGGTACAGCACGTTTCAAAACAAAGGCGAAGTGCTACTTGGTCGAATTACGATGAAAACATATCAGGACTATGGCAAATATAATCTGGCAATGTTGACATTTATAGACAGGATGCCAAGATGTTTTTGTAAAACAAGGGTGGCCTTCGAAGGACCAAAGATAATGATttcaaatttgttttcatttagctgGAGAAAGTTATGAGATGTCCAGCACTTTATTTATAACAGACAAGAATATAACTGacttgtttcattgttttttacaGCAAATCCTCACCAGATACAAGGAGACACCTATTGTCAGTCAAAATGATTTTGGTGCCCCCTTCCCCATCATATTCTTCTTTGTATTCTTCTCTGGGTTCAGTAAGATAATGtaacattttggaataaaaatacaaatcaaaAGTCCAAAACTTGAAGCCAGAATAGCAAATAtctccacagcaacactgaacTTCCCAGGAGAGCTGACATATGCTGGGATAAAAGTGATCCATACTGCgcagaatatcagcatgctgaaggtgatgaaTTTGGCTTCATTAAAATTGTCGGGCAATTTCCGAGCCAGAAAGGcaagaataaaacacaacatggcCAGAAGTCCTATGTACCCAAGTACAGCCCAAAAGCCTACAGCTGAGCCCAGAGCACACTCTAAGATGATTTTGTCGTGAAACGTCTTAAAATTCTTAAatggaaaagggggagaaattGTTAACCAGAGGATACATATGACAACTTGGACAAGAGTGAAACCCAGAACACTGAGTCTCTGCTGAGCAGGCCCAAaccatttcatcacattactACCTGGAAGTGTGGCCCTGAAGGCCATTAACACCACTATTGTTTTCCCCAGAACacaagagatgcagaggacAAAGGTGATGCCGAACACTGTGTGCCGCAGCATGCAGGACCACTCAGAGGGCCGACCGATGAAGGTcagagaacacaggaaacacagagtcaaggagaagagcagcaggaagctcagctcagagttgttGGCCCTGACGATAGGAGTCTGCCTGTATCTGAAGAAAATAAACGCCACAACAGCAGTCAAGCATGTTCCAAGTACGGAGGCTACAGTGAGCAGAGCTCCCATAATCTCTTCATATGATAGAAACTCTGCCTCCTTCTTAACACAGgcatctcttctctcatttgacCAGAACTCAGGGTTGCATCTGACACAGATGATAGaatctgaaaaataatattGAAGCAGACATGAATCATGATCATGAAGACATGATTACCGGAAGTGTTTCTTTGTGCTACTACCATGGGTTGGTATCTTTGTGATTAAAtggtttcttctttttgtctctttgaacTGCATTTATTACTGATCTGCAcggggtgttttattttgaaaatttaccatTTTCTCTACACTGTTACTTTGTCTGAATAGAGTTGGCGCATATCCTCTGCAGAGCAGCGCACTGATAAGCTTCTGGGACACTTTTGAATTGGAAATGCTACATGCTGGGTGTAAATGCACTCACTTGATGTGTATTTTCAAGACTGTGCATGAATTTATGTAGCTAATGTCAGACATGTGTACaagatgaatgatgatgaattgtttttttttgtttttttttttcgaaatGACACTGGTTTTTGGTTTGCTGAAAAGACTTTCTTAAAATTGACATGGAAacatggaaatgttttgtttcgTTTTGTCTAGCATCGGATATGACTATACCTGTAATGTTGcttatttctccctctgcacatCTTAAACAGTCATAGCAGCAGACAGGCTTTCCTTTCTGCAGAACCTTACGACTTCCTGGTGGACATTTCTCATTGCAAACTGACAAAGGCACCTGCAAGAAAAAATGTACTGGCTttgcaagcttttttttttttttttaagtctgatGCCTCAAAACCAAAAATCATGAGACAGTAAAAATAACTAGTGACGTACACAATTAACAATCCAAACAGACTttcataaaaatgacaataatctTGTAATAGCTGACCTGCTGTGAGTTCTGTGTCCAAATTATAGTCTTGTTGTGtacattcagctgtttgtctgcaggtaAAGATGCATCATAAAGACCAACTGGGACAAAGTCCACAATGCCATTTTCTGTCGGCTGCCAGTTTATAATTTCATATTTTGCTGCTGGGTCTCCATTCTCATTAAAGTAAACCTCatctccttcctttgttttgaaCCAAATATTTCTTATGTGCTGTAAAATCTAAGAGGATATGCAGCAATGTAGATCATTATCCGACAAAGATTTTGTGGCTTTATTGTCTCAACAGCATGACAGACAGAATGCAgcaatttatttttcataaatttaaaccattttctgtgtttctctgacTTAATTTAAAAATTTTGGGTTTAGTTTTTGGTGTTCAACTCACCGTAAATGAATCCAGCTGCACCTTGTGGTTGCATGTTTTATTACAGCCGAGAATACTATGAAGTGCGTGGGCCACAGCATACACTCCTTTGTAGACATTATAAAAGATTGGCATGAGTGACATAtcagtgaagctgttttgtaCTCCAGTCAGATCTTCATGTCCAGTACATTCACTCTGATTTACTGCTGATGACTGTGACTGCTTGAACTTACAGTTAAATAATTTCTCCCAAAACTTTGTAAACATCTCATTACTCGATGAATTGAGCGACTTCACATCCAACATGAACTCTCTCATGCCACTGACATGTGCTCTGGGGATAGAGAGGCCTATGGCACCATTCAGAACATGATGTCTATCCATGGCTGCAGTATGGGAATCAGAGATCCAGGCCTCAGTGCCTACCCACTGGTACCCAGTCAGATTGTGGTGAAACAGTTCCTGTATTATCACATACAACTCCGTGGGGGAGAGGAAGGTGACAATCACCTTAGAAGTGGAAGCCTTGATAATGTTAATGATCTTTTGTATTTTATCTGGTGGATCAGCTCTAAAGACAGATACAGAGTACTCCAGACAGATGCCCAGCTGCTGGGCAGTTTCTATAAATGTGGCCATGCCATTATTGCCGTAATCATCATTTGCTCTTATAGCTCCAACCCAAGTCCATCCAAGGTGCTTGACCAACTGGGCCAGAGCTCTGCTCTGGTAGTAGTCACTGGGTATTGTTCTGAGGAAGGATGGATACTTGGCTTTATCACTGAGACAAGCACAAGTGGCAAAGTGGCTGATctagaagaaagaaaaaaaaaagaaaaaagaaatgatacCCTGAGATAAAAgtgtaaaacatacatttaCAGTTACAATACTGTTAAAACCCAATTTGCTGTGACCAGCTGGAATAATTGCAGActacaaaatatttttcacaaATATGTCAAATCTGACCCACCAGTGGGATATGAAAGGGTCCGATGACAGTAGATATAGCCAtacaaggagaggaaaaggtcTCTCCCATGATGGCCTGCACTTGGCCAGGTCTGGCACATGCTGCCTCAGAGAGAGCAGATATCACTTCATTACCATTAGTAAGGGCCAGTGCTACCCTCACACCTCTGGAAATGGAGACACAGGCATCATAGATCTTATAGCCTAGAGAGATGCCAGGCAGTAGGTCTGTGCTGTTATTAATCTCCTCGATAGCAAAAAGCATAGCCTGAGCAAACTGGAACCCTCTGAAATTCAAACTTCATGTCAACATATAGGGATGAAATTGTAGTGAATTTGTCcttaaaatatgaacaatacCAAAATGCATTAGAACATTTCATGATATCTATACACACAGTACTTCTTAATTTGATAGTCAGTTTAAACTTTGTACTCATGTCCTCTTCAATAGCTGAAATCTAGATTTTTATTGTGTAATTTACCTGGTGCATTGCAGTGGAAGTGGTTTGTGCATGTAGGTATCCTCTCTGTGGTTCCATTTGTCATGGAAAGAGAAGATTCCTCCCAATAAAATGTCCCCATCCTTAGATAGCTGGGGGCTCTCAGGATCCCCTCTCCGCCTGCACACCAGCTCCTcagcctgagagacagacaccaccaacaacagctgTAAGAGTGCCCAACCCTGCTCTGGCCACCTCTGTGTGGACGTCATACTGTCTTATTGAGCTAAACCACTGGGTGGCATCACATGTACTTTAATATAAATCAAAAGCTGGCAATGGCATTTATACGTTTTTGCAGCACCATAAAAAATAATGATAGAACACTGATGTTGAATCCCCATGGGCCTGCAGATGGGCAAGAGGAGGGAGgtgcacaaacaggaaaatgagTTTTGAGCCTTGATCTATTTTTTGTATCTTCACCCCCAGACTGGGACACTAATGCGTACATTTATGCATGTTCACAGTGTACCTTCATGTAAGTGCACATGTATGTTTTTATGCACACACCAGAGGTATTATACTGTATTAAGTGCTGAAAACAAGTATAATGAATCAAAACAGTACATTTTCAGGcactgaaacagaacagaagaagTGGGCTACACAGAGGCCTAACAATGTGTGCTTGTTGCATTTTTGTAGTCCCTTGAGCTGTCTGAAATAATCTTGtcctgtgtgaaatgaaaaaaaacaaaaacataaaaatgccATCTTGGAGCAGTTAGGGTGGTTGTGTTGAGCCTTGCAGTCAGCACACAAAGTTTCTCTTCCCCATTTGTGGAAGCAAGAGGAGCCGCCTCAACAATGGCATAGCTCCACTCTGCTCCTCAGGCTGGGCCAGTCAGCTCACAAGCTCATGGCAGGGCTTGATACACTTTAAACAACAAGGTGGGCGTTACTGTGGTTGAATTCAAGTTTCAGGAGACCTGAGGAATCTGAGAGAGTTAAGCATATTGTGTCTGTGAGTTGTGAACAGTGAATTTTATTCTTTGGCCACAGTTTTATAAACTGTAAATGTTGTGACATCAGGAGGGAAATAAGTATCAAGTTTGTGCACTTTTTTGTATGTGCCATCAGGTTAATGTGAATGGATAatacattgtatttttttctgtaaattcaataTGCTATATCAAAATTGAAATGATATGCATTGGAAAAATACAATTGGACAATGCAAGTCTTCAATAAGATGCAAAGAGATGCCTACTTAACAGCCTGGTAATCAATTTTTATGAGAGAATTATAACAGCACTAGAATGCCATTATTTTGAGCTTTCAGAAATGATTTTGGTGCCCCTTCCCCATCATATTCTTCTTTGTattcttctctggtttcagtaaaataatataacattttggaataaaaatacagatcagTAGTCCAAAACTTGAAGCCAGAATAGCAAATATCTCCACAGCTACACTGAACTTCCCAGGAGAGCTGACATATGCTGGGATAAAAGTGATCCACACTGCgcagaatatcagcatgctgaaggtgatgaaTTTGGCTTCATTGAAATTGTCGGGAAGTTTCCGAGCgagaaaggcaagaaaaaaacataacatggCCAGAAGTCCTATGTACCCAAGTACAGCCCAGAACCCTACAGCTGAGCCCAGAGCACACTCTAAGATGATTTTGTTGTTAAACGTCTTAAAATTCTTAAatggaaaagggggagaaatCGTTAACCAGAGGATACATATGACAACTTGTACAAGAGTGAAACCCAGAACACTGAGTCTCTGCTGAGCAGGCCCAAaccatttcatcacattactACCTGGAAGTGTGGCCCTGAAGGCCATTAACACCACTATTGTTTTCCCCAGAACacaagagatgcagaggacAAAGGTGATGCCGAACGCTGTGTGTCGCAGCATGCAGGACCACTCAGAGGGCCGGCCGATGAAGGTcagagaacacaggaaacacagagtcaaggagaagagcagcaggaagctcagctcagagttgttGGCCCTGACAATAGGAGTCTGCCTGTATCTGAAGAAAATGAACGCCACAACAGCAGTCATGCATGTTCCAAGTAGAGAGGCTGCAGTGAGCAGAGCTCCCATAATCTCTTCATAAGATAGAAACTCGGCCTCCTTCTTTACACAGgcatctcttctctcatttgacCAGAACTCAGGGTCACATCTCACACATGTGATGGAGTCTGAAAAGTAATATTGAAGCAGGTGTTcaactttctttgttttgtctgtgtgttacatttatatatagatatgtggatgtgtgtgtgtgtgtgtgtgtgtgtgtgtgtgtgtgtgtgtgtgtctgtattgattttaaatgcaaaatataaatTTTTGGTTTGCTTACATCAAATATGACTATACCTGTGATGTTGcttatttctccctctgcacatCGCAAACAGTCATAGCAGCAGACAGGCCTTCCTTTCTGCAGAACCTTGCGAGTTCCTGGTGGACAtttctcactgcaaactgaCAAAGGCACCTACaagaacaaagcaaaaatgaaacaagaatGTGTTTTTCCAATCATCTATAATTAATTTTGATGCACTGAAGCCAAAGGTTATGATACAGGAGCAGGAACTAATAACTTTCATGGTCACTTTCACAGTCTAAAATGACTTTCATTAACAATTACAATAATCACATGGTAACTGACCTGCTGTGAGTTCTGTGTCCAAATCAAAGACTTGTTTTgcagtttcagctgtttgtctgcaggtaAAGATGCATCATAAAGACCAACTGGGACAAAGTCCACAATCTCATTTTCTGTCGGCTGCCAGTTTATAATTTCATACTTTGCTGCTGGGTCTCCATTCTCATTAAAGTAAACCTCatctccttcctttgttttgaaCTGAATCTTTCTTATGTGCTGTAAAATCTAGGAAGATATGCAACAATACAGATAATTAATTGACAAACATTTGTGGCTCTATTGTCTCAACAGCATGACAGATAGTGAAacaattgttgttgttgttttttttttaattgaaactattttctgtgtttatgtgactTTAAAAAAATTCTAGGTTGAATTTTTGATGTTCAACTCACCATAAATGGATCTAGATGCACATTGTTGttacatgttttattacagctgaGAATATTATGAAGTGCGTGGGCCACAGCATACACTCCTTTATAGACATTGTAAAAAAGAGGCATGAGTGACATAtcagtgaagctgttttgtaCTCCAGTCAGATCTTCATGTCCAGTACATTTACTCTGATTCACTGCTGATGACTTTGACTGCTTAAACTTACAGTTAAATAATGTCTCCCAAATCTCTGTAAACAATTCATTACTAGATGAATTAAGCGGCTTCACATCCAACATGAACTCTCTCATGCCACTGACATGTGCTTTGGGGATGGACAGGCCTATGGCACCATCCAGAATATGATGCCTGTCATTAGCTGCAGTTTGGAAATCAAAGATCCAGGCCTCAGTGCCTACCCACTGGTATCCAGTCAAGTTCTGGAGAGACAGCTCATGTATTATCAAATACAAGTCTGTGGGTGAGAGGAAAGTGACGATCACCGTGGAAGTGGAGGCTTTGATAATGTCAATGATCTTTCGTATTTTGTCTGGTGGATCTGTTCTAAAGACAGCCACAGAGTACTCCAGACAGATGCCCAGCTGCTGGGCGGTTTCTGTAAATGTAGCCATGCCATTATTGCCATAATCATCATTTGTTCTAATAGCTCCAACCCAAGTCCACCCAAAGTGCTTGACCAACTGGGCCAGGGCTCTGCTCTGGTAGTAGTCACTGGGTATTGTTCTGAGGAAGGATGGGTACTTGGTTTTATCACTAAGACAAGCACAAGTAGCAAGGTGGCTgatctaaaaacaaaacaaaaaaaaagttacttgCTGTAACAAAGTGGAAGAATTACagaatatctttttttttttttttttttttgaggggggaATCTAATTTTTACCAGACACCCAatataatcagatttttttttttttttttttttacaaatgaattaaatttTACTCAATTTTATTCAATCTTACTCACCAGTGGGATATG encodes:
- the LOC143323401 gene encoding extracellular calcium-sensing receptor-like — protein: MHKPLPLQCISLNFRGIQYAQAMLFAIEEINNSTDLLPGISLGYKIYDACVFIARGLTVALALANGNELVFATTKAPCARPAQVQAIMGGTFSSPCMAISTVIGPFHIPLISHLATCACLSDKTKYPSFLRTIPSDYYQSRALAQLVKHFGWTWVGAIRTNDDYGNNGMATFTETAQQLGICLEYSVAVFRTDPPDKIRKIIDIIKASTSTVIVTFLSPTDLYLIIHELSLQNLTGYQWVGTEAWIFDFQTAANDRHHILDGAIGLSIPKAHVSGMREFMLDVKPLNSSSNELFTEIWETLFNCKFKQSKSSAVNQSKCTGHEDLTGVQNSFTDMSLMPLFYNVYKGVYAVAHALHNILSCNKTCNNNVHLDPFMILQHIRKIQFKTKEGDEVYFNENGDPAAKYEIINWQPTENEIVDFVPVGLYDASLPADKQLKLQNKSLIWTQNSQQVPLSVCSEKCPPGTRKVLQKGRPVCCYDCLRCAEGEISNITDSITCVRCDPEFWSNERRDACVKKEAEFLSYEEIMGALLTAASLLGTCMTAVVAFIFFRYRQTPIVRANNSELSFLLLFSLTLCFLCSLTFIGRPSEWSCMLRHTAFGITFVLCISCVLGKTIVVLMAFRATLPGSNVMKWFGPAQQRLSVLGFTLVQVVICILWLTISPPFPFKNFKTFNNKIILECALGSAVGFWAVLGYIGLLAMLCFFLAFLARKLPDNFNEAKFITFSMLIFCAVWITFIPAYVSSPGKFSVAVEIFAILASSFGLLICIFIPKCYIILLKPEKNTKKNMMGKGHQNHF
- the LOC143323117 gene encoding extracellular calcium-sensing receptor-like, yielding MHKPLPLQCTSLNFRGFQFAQAMLFAIEEINNSTDLLPGISLGYKIYDACVSISRGVRVALALTNGNEVISALSEAACARPGQVQAIMGETFSSPCMAISTVIGPFHIPLISHFATCACLSDKAKYPSFLRTIPSDYYQSRALAQLVKHLGWTWVGAIRANDDYGNNGMATFIETAQQLGICLEYSVSVFRADPPDKIQKIINIIKASTSKVIVTFLSPTELYVIIQELFHHNLTGYQWVGTEAWISDSHTAAMDRHHVLNGAIGLSIPRAHVSGMREFMLDVKSLNSSSNEMFTKFWEKLFNCKFKQSQSSAVNQSECTGHEDLTGVQNSFTDMSLMPIFYNVYKGVYAVAHALHSILGCNKTCNHKVQLDSFTILQHIRNIWFKTKEGDEVYFNENGDPAAKYEIINWQPTENGIVDFVPVGLYDASLPADKQLNVHNKTIIWTQNSQQVPLSVCNEKCPPGSRKVLQKGKPVCCYDCLRCAEGEISNITDSIICVRCNPEFWSNERRDACVKKEAEFLSYEEIMGALLTVASVLGTCLTAVVAFIFFRYRQTPIVRANNSELSFLLLFSLTLCFLCSLTFIGRPSEWSCMLRHTVFGITFVLCISCVLGKTIVVLMAFRATLPGSNVMKWFGPAQQRLSVLGFTLVQVVICILWLTISPPFPFKNFKTFHDKIILECALGSAVGFWAVLGYIGLLAMLCFILAFLARKLPDNFNEAKFITFSMLIFCAVWITFIPAYVSSPGKFSVAVEIFAILASSFGLLICIFIPKCYIILLNPEKNTKKNMMGKGAPKSF